A single genomic interval of Lathyrus oleraceus cultivar Zhongwan6 chromosome 7, CAAS_Psat_ZW6_1.0, whole genome shotgun sequence harbors:
- the LOC127104365 gene encoding uncharacterized protein LOC127104365, with amino-acid sequence MGLFLSTLNNGLVINTPTNGSVTTSLVCMNYPLYIYRKDLGIDFFLSLEDVDGIMGMSWLEFNHVYINCYNKTLWFLTSGDKQEDDFISAKELKELLKDQAKSFAMFASLSVESQATIEGLPVTYEFPEVFPDDMSEFPPKREVEFTIDLVPSTRPVSMEPYIMST; translated from the coding sequence ATGGGTCTTTTTTTGTCTACTTTGAATAATGGACTAGTTATCAACACTCCAACTAACGGGTCGGTGACGACTTCTTTGGTATGTATGAATTATCCTCTTTACATCTATCGAAAGGACCTTGgtattgatttttttttatcGCTGGAAGATGTGGATGGAATTATGGGAATGAGCTGGTTAGAGTTCAACCATGTTTATATCAATTGTTACAACAAAACTTTATGGTTTCTTACTTCTGGAGATAAACAAGAAGATGATTTTATATCTGCTAAAGAATTGAAGGAATTGTTGAAAGATCAAGCTAAATCATTTGCAATGTTTGCCTCTCTATCTGTTGAGAGTCAGGCGACTATTGAAGGATTACCAGTGACGTATGAATTTCCAGAGGTGTTTCCAGATGACATGTCTGAATTTCCGCCCAAGAGAGAGGTGGAGTTTACTATTGATCTTGTACCTAGTACTAGGCCAGTTTCTATGGAACCATACATAATGTCAACATAA